One segment of Chromatiales bacterium 21-64-14 DNA contains the following:
- a CDS encoding rod shape-determining protein has protein sequence MFKRLWGLFSNDLSIDLGTANTLIYVRGQGIVLNEPSVVAIRQDRGPGGPRSIAAVGIEAKRMLGRTPGNITAIRPLKEGVIADFTVTEKMLQYFIRKVHENKVFRPSPRVLVCVPCGSTQVERRAIRESAAGAGAREVYLIEEPMAAAIGAGLPVEEARGSMVLDIGGGTSEVAVISLNGIVYSASVRIGGDKFDDAIANYVRRNYGTLIGETTAERIKHEIGSAFPGNEVREIEVKGRNLAEGVPRSFTLNSNEILEALQEPLSGIVGAVRTALEQTPPELGSDVAERGIVLTGGGALLRDLDRLLMEETGLPVVVAEDPLTCVARGGGRALELISEHGSDFFLVD, from the coding sequence ATGTTCAAACGCTTATGGGGGCTTTTCTCCAACGATCTGTCCATTGACCTGGGTACCGCCAACACCCTCATCTACGTCCGGGGCCAGGGGATCGTACTCAACGAGCCGTCGGTGGTGGCGATCCGCCAAGACCGGGGGCCAGGTGGTCCGCGTTCAATCGCCGCGGTGGGTATCGAGGCCAAGCGGATGCTCGGCCGCACCCCGGGCAACATCACCGCGATCCGACCTCTCAAGGAGGGCGTCATCGCGGACTTCACCGTCACCGAGAAGATGTTGCAGTACTTCATCCGCAAGGTGCATGAAAACAAGGTATTCCGCCCCAGCCCCCGCGTCCTGGTGTGCGTCCCCTGCGGCTCCACCCAAGTGGAGCGGCGCGCGATCCGCGAGTCCGCGGCCGGCGCCGGGGCCCGCGAGGTCTACCTGATAGAAGAGCCCATGGCGGCGGCGATCGGGGCCGGCCTGCCAGTGGAAGAGGCGCGGGGTTCCATGGTACTGGACATCGGCGGCGGCACCTCGGAAGTGGCGGTGATCTCCCTGAACGGCATCGTCTATTCCGCCTCGGTACGCATCGGTGGTGACAAATTCGACGACGCCATCGCCAACTACGTGCGGCGCAACTACGGGACGTTGATCGGGGAGACCACTGCGGAGCGCATCAAACACGAGATCGGATCCGCGTTCCCGGGGAACGAGGTGCGCGAAATCGAGGTCAAAGGACGTAATCTGGCCGAAGGCGTGCCGCGCAGTTTCACGCTCAACAGCAACGAGATCCTGGAAGCGCTGCAGGAACCGCTTTCGGGCATCGTGGGCGCGGTGAGGACCGCGCTCGAACAAACGCCGCCGGAACTGGGCTCGGACGTGGCCGAACGCGGGATCGTGCTCACCGGCGGGGGCGCCCTGCTGCGCGACCTGGACCGGCTCCTGATGGAAGAGACCGGGCTGCCGGTGGTGGTGGCAGAGGACCCCCTCACGTGCGTGGCACGGGGCGGTGGCCGCGCCCTGGAACTGATCAGCGAGCATGGCAGCGACTTCTTCCTGGTCGATTGA
- a CDS encoding aspartyl/glutamyl-tRNA(Asn/Gln) amidotransferase subunit C encodes MALGPSEVKKIARLARIAVRAQDMDEYGRNLSRILEFVEQMNAVETRDVEPMAHPLEAIQRLRPDQVTETDQRAHFQTVAPKVEGGFYLVPKVIE; translated from the coding sequence ATGGCACTGGGACCCTCCGAAGTGAAGAAGATCGCGCGGCTGGCGCGTATCGCGGTCCGCGCGCAGGACATGGACGAATATGGCCGCAACCTCTCCCGCATCCTGGAGTTCGTGGAGCAGATGAACGCGGTAGAGACCCGCGACGTGGAGCCCATGGCCCATCCGCTGGAGGCGATCCAGCGCCTGCGTCCGGATCAGGTCACGGAAACGGATCAGCGGGCGCATTTCCAGACGGTGGCACCCAAGGTGGAGGGCGGGTTCTATCTGGTACCCAAGGTTATCGAATAA
- a CDS encoding rod shape-determining protein MreD: MILARHHGGWVIVLSFVAAMALTILPLPGSAELFRPEWTALVLVYWCLALPERVGVGIAWLAGLLTDVLKGGLMGEHALGLTVVAFLTLKLHQRIRVYPMWQQALSVLVLLALYQLVLLWINGIIGHPARTWLYWAPSVTGTMLWPAVFLVLRGLRRRFRVA; encoded by the coding sequence ATGATCCTTGCCCGTCATCACGGCGGTTGGGTAATCGTGCTCAGCTTTGTGGCGGCGATGGCGCTCACCATCCTGCCGCTGCCCGGCTCGGCCGAGCTGTTCCGGCCGGAATGGACCGCGCTGGTACTCGTCTACTGGTGCCTGGCGCTCCCGGAACGGGTCGGGGTGGGCATCGCCTGGCTGGCCGGGCTGCTGACGGACGTGCTGAAGGGCGGGTTGATGGGTGAGCACGCCCTCGGGCTGACCGTGGTCGCATTCCTCACTCTGAAACTGCACCAGCGAATCCGGGTCTATCCCATGTGGCAGCAAGCCCTGAGCGTGCTGGTGCTGCTAGCGCTATACCAGCTTGTGCTGCTATGGATAAACGGGATCATCGGGCATCCCGCCCGCACCTGGCTCTACTGGGCGCCGTCCGTCACTGGGACCATGCTGTGGCCCGCGGTGTTTCTGGTCCTGCGGGGCCTGCGCCGACGGTTCCGCGTCGCTTGA
- a CDS encoding aspartyl/glutamyl-tRNA amidotransferase subunit B, with product MAEWEVVIGLEIHAQLATRSKIFSSAATAYGALPNTQACAVDLGFPGVLPVLNEAAVRMAV from the coding sequence ATGGCAGAGTGGGAAGTCGTCATCGGGTTGGAGATACACGCGCAACTCGCCACGCGTAGCAAGATCTTTTCATCCGCGGCCACTGCCTATGGGGCGCTACCCAATACCCAGGCCTGCGCCGTGGATCTGGGATTTCCGGGGGTGTTGCCGGTGCTCAACGAGGCGGCGGTGCGCATGGCCGT
- a CDS encoding rod shape-determining protein MreC: MFTQGPSITSRLVVFALASILLMTVDHRAHHLESLRSALSVVVYPLEYLVDLPVAIGRWTSENMTSRRHLLEENSALRTQQFILKTELQRMSALEAENQRLRVLRRSSAQVSGRIRIAEIMAVDLDPYKHHVTINRGSLDGVCVGQPILDADGVMGQVIHVGPLSATAVLITDVSSAIPVQVNRNGLRAIAMGTGNIGRLDLPHLPNNADIRVGDLLVTSGLGGRFPLGYPVARVSAVRHDPGEPFANVTAIPTAHLERSREVMLVWPETGPCGTNSVAPATRPRSAAAGHR, from the coding sequence CTGTTCACACAAGGCCCATCCATCACTTCGCGGCTGGTGGTGTTCGCGCTGGCCTCGATACTATTGATGACCGTGGATCACCGTGCTCACCATCTCGAGTCCCTGCGCAGCGCGCTCTCGGTGGTGGTATACCCATTGGAATACCTGGTCGATCTGCCGGTGGCCATCGGGCGCTGGACTTCCGAGAACATGACCTCGCGCCGTCACCTCCTGGAAGAGAACTCAGCGCTACGCACTCAACAGTTCATACTCAAAACCGAGCTCCAGAGGATGTCGGCCCTGGAGGCGGAGAACCAGCGACTGCGTGTCCTGCGCCGGTCCTCGGCCCAGGTGAGCGGCAGAATCCGCATCGCAGAGATCATGGCCGTCGATCTGGACCCCTACAAGCATCATGTGACCATCAACCGGGGCAGCCTGGATGGGGTGTGCGTGGGGCAACCGATCCTCGACGCCGACGGCGTCATGGGGCAAGTAATCCATGTCGGCCCGCTGAGCGCCACGGCGGTGCTGATTACCGACGTCAGCAGCGCGATCCCGGTGCAAGTCAACCGAAATGGCCTGCGCGCCATTGCGATGGGCACCGGGAACATCGGCCGATTGGACCTGCCCCACCTGCCCAACAATGCCGATATCCGCGTCGGAGATCTGCTGGTCACCTCCGGGCTGGGCGGGCGCTTCCCGTTGGGTTATCCGGTGGCGCGCGTCTCCGCCGTCCGTCACGACCCGGGTGAACCCTTCGCGAACGTTACCGCCATCCCCACGGCGCACTTGGAACGCAGCCGCGAAGTGATGCTGGTCTGGCCGGAAACGGGCCCCTGCGGGACCAATTCCGTAGCCCCCGCTACGCGGCCCCGGTCCGCCGCCGCGGGCCACCGATGA
- a CDS encoding aspartyl/glutamyl-tRNA amidotransferase subunit A — MHNKTVTELSAGLAAREFSSEELTRTLLDRVERLDPRLNSFVTVTAPQALEAARRADRRRAAGEAGPLTGVPIAHKDIFCTLGVRTSCGSRMLDNFTAPYESAVTERLQDAGMVMLGKTNMDEFAMGSSSETSYYGPVRNPWDTETVPGGSSGGSAAALAARLVPAATGTDTGGSIRQPAALCGITGLKPTYGRVSRYGMIAFASSLDQGGPMARCAEDLAWLLGAMAGFDPRDSTCVDHPVPDYAAPLAAPLAGLRVGLPKEYFSAGLEARVGRVVEEAVAEYRRLGAEVREISLPNTRLSVPAYYVIAPAECSSNLSRFDGVRFGYRCEAPENLEDLYTRSRGEGFGAEVKRRILVGTYVLSAGYYDAYYRKAQQLRRLIRDDFQSAFREVDVIMGPTSPTVAFRLGERMDDPVTMYLSDLYTIAVNLAGLPALSLPAGFVDGLPVGLQLIGDYFQEGRLLNAAHQYQQVTDWHRRVPPGF, encoded by the coding sequence ATGCACAACAAGACCGTCACTGAATTGTCCGCCGGGCTCGCGGCGCGCGAGTTCTCCAGCGAGGAACTTACCCGCACCTTGCTCGACCGGGTGGAGCGGCTCGACCCGCGGCTCAACAGCTTCGTCACCGTGACCGCGCCCCAGGCGCTGGAGGCCGCGCGGCGTGCGGATCGGCGGCGCGCCGCGGGAGAGGCCGGGCCCCTCACCGGCGTGCCGATTGCCCACAAGGACATCTTCTGTACCCTGGGTGTGCGTACCAGTTGCGGCTCGCGGATGCTGGATAACTTCACCGCGCCCTACGAATCCGCGGTCACCGAGCGGCTCCAAGACGCCGGGATGGTGATGCTGGGCAAGACCAACATGGACGAGTTCGCCATGGGCTCCTCCAGCGAGACCAGCTATTACGGGCCGGTACGCAATCCCTGGGACACGGAGACCGTCCCCGGCGGATCGTCCGGCGGTTCCGCCGCCGCGCTGGCGGCGCGGCTGGTGCCCGCCGCCACTGGGACCGACACCGGGGGATCCATCCGCCAGCCCGCGGCCTTGTGCGGGATCACCGGCCTCAAGCCCACCTACGGACGGGTGTCGCGCTACGGGATGATCGCCTTTGCCTCCAGCCTCGACCAGGGCGGGCCCATGGCGCGCTGCGCCGAGGACCTGGCTTGGCTGTTGGGGGCCATGGCCGGTTTCGATCCGCGGGATTCCACCTGCGTGGATCACCCGGTGCCGGATTACGCGGCGCCGCTGGCGGCGCCACTGGCGGGGTTGCGGGTGGGCCTTCCGAAGGAATACTTCTCCGCAGGGCTGGAGGCGCGCGTGGGCCGGGTGGTGGAGGAGGCGGTGGCGGAGTATCGCCGTCTGGGGGCCGAGGTGCGGGAGATCAGCCTCCCCAACACCCGCCTTTCGGTCCCGGCCTACTACGTGATCGCCCCAGCGGAGTGTTCTTCCAACCTGTCGCGCTTCGACGGGGTGCGCTTCGGCTATCGTTGCGAGGCCCCGGAAAACCTGGAGGACCTGTACACGCGGTCACGGGGGGAGGGCTTCGGCGCGGAGGTGAAGCGGCGCATCCTGGTGGGCACCTACGTCCTGTCGGCGGGCTACTACGATGCCTATTACCGCAAGGCCCAACAATTGCGCCGCCTGATCCGCGACGACTTCCAGAGCGCTTTCCGGGAGGTGGACGTGATCATGGGGCCCACTTCCCCCACGGTGGCGTTCCGCCTGGGGGAACGGATGGACGACCCGGTGACCATGTACCTGTCGGATCTCTATACCATCGCGGTGAACTTGGCGGGCCTGCCGGCCCTGTCGCTCCCAGCCGGGTTCGTGGACGGTTTGCCGGTGGGCCTGCAGTTGATCGGAGACTACTTCCAGGAAGGGCGGCTGCTGAATGCAGCCCACCAGTACCAACAGGTTACTGACTGGCACCGGCGGGTACCACCGGGATTTTAG